ATTTGAAACCGCGCACCGGCTTGATCAGTATCTTGAGCTTTCCGTGATCGGCCTCGATCACGTTATTGAGATACTTCACCTGCCGGTGGGCCGTCTCCCGGTCCAGCTTTCCTTCGCGCTTCAATTCGGTGATCGCTGCACCATAGCTCGGCGCTTTGTCGGTATTGAGCGTGGCAGGCTTTTCCCAGTGCTTCAGGCCTCGCAGGGCCTTGCCCAGGAACCGCTTCGCTGCCTTGGCGCTGCGGGTCGGCGACAGGTAGAAATCGATCGTGTCGCCCCGCTTGTCGACTGCCCGGTACAGGTAGGTCCACTTGCCCCGCACCTTGACGTAGGTTTCATCCAGGCGCCAGCTCGGATCAAAGCCACGCCGCCAGAACCAGCGCAGCCGCTTCTCCATCTCCGGGGCGTAGCACTGGACCCAGCGATAGATCGTCGTATGGTCGACCGAAATGCCGCGTTCCGCCAGCATTTCCTCAAGGTCGCGATAGCTGATCGGATAGCGACAATACCAGCGCACCGCCCACAGGATCACATCACCCTGGAAATGGCGCCACTTGAAATCCGTCATCGTTCCGTCCGTCCAATCTCCGCCAAGCATGCTCAAGCTTCACGATTTTTGCAACAGAGCCCCGGGCGGTGCGAAATGAATGCCGGCCAGCGGGGTGAAATAGTTCATGCATCCGTTGAGCTTAGAGAGCTTCCACACCCCGTCACGGCGCTCATACTCATTCGTGTAGACCGCAGCGATAAGAATCGACTGATTACCTTCGACGAGATTTCCAAGGCAAAGGACGTCGCCAATACCATTTACCTTGTCCGCGCTCACAAATTCCAAGCGCAGATTGGTTCCATAATGAATAGTTTCGTGATACATTGGCCAGAGTACGTTATTGGCCAAATCGAGGGCGCCTTCCGGGCCCTTGTAGGTGCCGATTCCCTCAATGGTCCACTCTGCATCATCCCACCAAATAGAAGCGAGACGGCCCTCTTGGCGCTTGTCTACGCCAATGAGCTGGTCAGAGTAGAGGTCCTGAATCGCGGCCCGGCTTGCAAGTCTGTCTAGATCACTCATTTTGTATCTCCCAGTTGAATATAATCCCGTAATCTTAGCAGGATCGAGGGCATCAAGGATTTAGGCCGCAGAAGACCAGCCGCCATCGATGAACAGTTCCGTTCCAGTAACATATTTAGCTTCGTCTGACAGAAGATATAGCGCCCCATAAGCGATATCGTTCGGCTCGCCAAGATCGCCCATCGGGATCTGCGCTTTGTACCATTCAACCTGCTCGGGCGTGACGTTCGCCTGTATCGGCGTCTTCACGCCACCGGGAACGATGGTGTTCACCCGCACCCCTTGCCCGACATATTCCAGCGCAGCCACCTTGGTCATCGCGCGTACCGCAGACTTGGTCGCCGCATAGCTGATCAAGCCAGGCTCACAGATGACGCTGACGAGCGAACTGATGTTTAGGATCGCACCATTTCCCGACTTCGCAATTTCCGGCGCAACGATCTTCAAACCCAGGAAAAGCGCAGTCTGGTTGACCGCGATCATCTTGCTCCAGCCTTCGAGCGTCTCGTCCTGGATCATCGCGCCGTGGATGATGCCCGCGGTATTGGAAAGCGTCGTGAGCTTCCCAAAGGCCCCAACCGCCGCCTCGACAGCCCCCGCCCAGCTCGCAGCATCGGTGATATCCAGCCGCACGAATAGGGCCTCGCCCCCGCTTTCCTGAATCTCGGCCACGACCTTGTTGCCCATTTCGACATTCAGATCGGCGACGACGACCTTGGCGCCCTCCTTGGCAAAAAGCCGAGCCTGCGCTGCACCCAGGCCGCTCGCCGCGCCCGTTACGAGCGCGACTTTTCCTGCCATTCTGTTGCTCATCCTGCCATTCTGTTGCTCATCCTGTGCCTCCTAAATAGCTTGAGCGCGCAATTCAGACCCGCGTCGCTGAGGGTTCTTTTTTCCGATGCACAACAACTGGGCCGATCACCGGACCTTGATCCAAGCACAATTACCAGTTGGTAGTCAAGCTGGATTCTGAGGAACCGGACCGAAAAGTGAGACTAAATGTCCAAGTCCCCTGGCCCGCTAATGCTGCCCCTTTGCGCGCGGCACGCAGCCGCGCGCTTTCACTTTCTAATGCTGTGTTTTCACAAATAATATCAATGAGTTCAAACACCCACGGACCAGCCTCCGTCAATCGGCAGATCCACGCCAGTAATATATTTCGCCTCGTCAGAGGCCAGAAAAAGCGCGCCGTTGGCAATGTCGATCGGGTCACCGAGCTTTCCCATGGGGATCTGGCTTGTCTGCTGCTTCAGCACGTCAGGGGGGACATTCGCCGTGATCGGCGTGTTCATTCCGCCGGGCACGATCGTATTCACCCGAACGCCGCGGTCCACAAACTCCAGCGCCGCCGCCTTGCTCATGATGCGCACGGCCGCTTTGGTGGCACAGTAGCTGGCATTGCCGGCGGTGGGAAACATGCCGATCAACGAACTGATGTTGATGATCGAGCCATTGCCCGACTTCACCAGCTCGGGGATTGCCGCCTTGATTCCGAGGAAGATAGCAGTCTGATTGACCGCCACCATCTTGTTCCAGCCTTCAATGCTCTCCTCCTCGAAGCCGCCAGGATGAATGATACCGGCAGTGTTGGATAGAGTCGTAAGCCCGCCAAAAGCCTCGACGGCAGCGGCAATCGCATTATTCCAGCTCGCCGCATCGGTAACATCCAACCGAATGAAGAGCGCATCGCCACCAGCAGCCCTGATTTCGGCTACGACGCCCTTGGCCATCTCTTCATTGAGGTCGCCGATTACGACCTTGGCGCCTTCTTCCGCGAAACGCTTCGCCTGAGCGGCGCCGAGCCCGCTCGCTCCACCCGTGATGAGCGCAACCTTGCCTGCGAGTCTGTTAGCCATTCTTCATCCTCCGAAAATGCTCAACTGCGCGAATTGACTTCGCTTCAGCCTTGACCACATCGCCAGTGGCCCCATGTGCCTGGCACCAGCCTGAAAGATCAGAGCATACTTACCACATGGTTACAAGCCTGCTTTGCGAGAGGACGAAATGCCCTCTTGTCCAGCCGGGGCGAAAGGCGCTGGTTCATACTCTATGTTCTACAATGGCTTCCTTTACAGCGTTCGCGGCCTGCAATCTCCGACTCGAAGTGAAAAAGCCTACGCAGATGGCGCATGCCCTCCTTTTATCGAATCGCTTGGATCATGCAGGGGTTAATGATAATTACCATGTGGTCATCATGCCCATGGGCCAGATAAGGACTGCAATATGAATTTCACGATGTCGCCCGCGGAAACCATGTGGCGTGATCGGGTCCGTAATTTCATGAACGATGTGGTTCGGCCCCATGATGAGACCTATGCCGCGCAGCAGGCTAGTGGAGAGCGGTGGAAGACTCTGCCGATAATCGAGGAATTGAAGGAGCGCGCGAAAGCGGACGGCATATGGAATCTTTTCATGCCGCCGCTGGCCGGCCACAATCCCGTCGACAGCAGCTTCGAGTTCGTCGCTCCGGGCCTTACCAATCTGGAATATGCCTCCTGCGCGGAAGAGATGGGCCGCATCGAATGGGCGTCCGAGGTGTTCAACTGCTCCGCGCCCGATACCGGCAACATGGAGGTCCTGCACCGCTATGGAACTCGCGAGCATAAGGAGCGCTGGCTCCGGCCGCTGATGGAGGGGAAGATTCGCTCGGTCTTTCTGATGACCGAGCCGCGAGTCGCATCCTCTGACGCCACCAATATCGAAACCTCCATCGTTTGTGACGGCGACCATTATGTGATCAACGGCCGCAAATGGTGGTCTTCGGGCATAGGCGATCCTCGATGCTCGGTCGGCATTCTCATGGGAAAGACCGATCCTGATGCCCCGCGCCATGCTCAGCAGAGCATGATCCTCCTGCCGCTCGACACGCCGGGGGTTAAGGTTCTGCGAATGCTTCCTGTGTTTGGCTATGACGATGCGCCTCATGGTCATGGCGAAGTCGAGCTGAAGGATGTTCGCGTTCCGGTCGAGAATATGCTGCTCGGCGAGGGGCGCGGCTTTGAAATTGCTCAGGGGCGATTGGGGCCAGGCCGAATCCATCACTGTATGCGCACGATTGGCTTGGCCGAGGAAATCTTGAAGAAAATGGTGGAGCGGCTCCTTTCGCGCACTGCCTTTGGGAAACGCCTAGCAGAGCATTCCATCTGGGAGCAGCGGATCGCCGAAGCACGGACGTCACTTGAAATGACCCGCCTCCTATGCCTCAAGGCCGCCGACGTGATGGACAAGCTTGGGGCCAAGGCAGCACAAGCGGAAATCGCGATGATCAAGGTGGCGGGGCCGCATATGGCGTTGAAGATCGCCGACGATGCGATCCAGGCGCATGGCGGCGCGGGCGTCGCCGACGACTTCGGCCTTGCGCGCGCCTATGCACATCTCCGCACAATGCGCCTGGTGGATGGGCCGGATGAGGTTCACAACCGCGCGATCGCTCGCCTCGAAATGCGCCGCTATCGTCAATAGTTGAATTGCCGACCCTGTTATTCGGTCGCAATGACCAGCTAACGGCCTGCCGGTCGCGTTCAGGCGAACGGCAGGCCAAGCGCATGACCGACGCAGCGCCCAGGCGCATACGTCGGTAGCTGGCAACCCAAGCCCTACCGCATCAGCACCAGTTCCTCGGCCATAGAGGGATGCAGTGCTACGGTATCGTCGAACTGGGCCTTGGTGAGCCTCGCCTTCACCGCGATCGCGGCGGCCTGCAGGATTTCAGGCGCGTCGGGGCCGATCATGTGGATGCCGACCACCACGTCGGTCTCAGGATGGACGACCAGCTTGTAGAGCGCGCGCTCGTGGCGGTCGGCGAGCACATTCTTCATCGCCCGGAAGTCGGAGGTGTAGACCTTGACCTCACCGAGCTTGTTGCGCGCCTCGGCCTCGGTCATGCCCACGCCCGCCATCGGCGGATGGCTGAATACGGCGGACGGGATGCAGCCATAATCGACCCGGCGGGGATTATTGCCGAACACAGTGTCGGCAAAGGCCTGGCCCTCGCGGATCGCGACCGGCGTCAGCTGCACCCGGTTGGTGACGTCGCCCACCGCATAGATGCTGGCGCAGCTCGAGCGGTTGTCGTCGTCCACCTTGATCGCGCCCTTGGCGTCGAGTGCGACGTCGGCCGTCTCCAGCCCGAGATTTTCGGTATGCGGGCGTCGGCCGGTGGCGAATAGCAGCATGTCGGCCGGGATCGGCTCATGGCCGGTCATGTGCACCAGCAGCGAGCCGTCCGGTTGCTTGTCGACCTTCTCGAAGGCGACGTGGAATTTGAACTCGATCCCCTTGGTCATCGAGATCTGGAGCAGCCGGTCGCGGATCTGCTCGTCATAGCCGCGCAGGATCACGTCGGTGCGGTTGACCAGCGTCACATGCGCACCAAACTGGTGGAAGATGCCGGCAAATTCATTGGCGATATAGCCCGCCCCTGCGATCACCACGCGCTTGGGGAAGGTATCGAGATGGAACACTTCATTCGAGGTGATGCCATGCTCGGCCCCCGGAAAATGGGGTACGATCGGCCAAGCGCCGGTTGCGATCAGGATTTTGCCGGCGGTGATCGTCTGGCCCGAGCCGAGCAGCACCTCATGCGGCCCGGCGACGGTCGCCCGCTCGCGGATGATCTCGACCTTATTGTTGCCGAGCGTCTCGGTGTAGAGACCTTCGAGCCGCGAGACCTCGGCGAGCACATTGTCGCGCAGCGCCGACCAGTCAAATTCGCAATCGGGCACCTTCCAGCCAAAGCGCCGTGCATCCTGCAGATCCTCGGCGAAATGCGAGCCATAGACGAGCAGCTTCTTGGGCACGCAGCCCCGGATCACGCAGGTGCCGCCCACCCGATGCTCCTCGGCGACCGCCA
The sequence above is drawn from the Sphingobium indicum B90A genome and encodes:
- a CDS encoding IS6-like element IS6100 family transposase encodes the protein MTDFKWRHFQGDVILWAVRWYCRYPISYRDLEEMLAERGISVDHTTIYRWVQCYAPEMEKRLRWFWRRGFDPSWRLDETYVKVRGKWTYLYRAVDKRGDTIDFYLSPTRSAKAAKRFLGKALRGLKHWEKPATLNTDKAPSYGAAITELKREGKLDRETAHRQVKYLNNVIEADHGKLKILIKPVRGFKSIPTAYATIKGFEVMRALRKGQARPWCLQPGIRGEVRLVERAFGIGPSALTEAMGMLNHHFAAAA
- the linA gene encoding hexachlorocyclohexane dehydrochlorinase, whose amino-acid sequence is MSDLDRLASRAAIQDLYSDQLIGVDKRQEGRLASIWWDDAEWTIEGIGTYKGPEGALDLANNVLWPMYHETIHYGTNLRLEFVSADKVNGIGDVLCLGNLVEGNQSILIAAVYTNEYERRDGVWKLSKLNGCMNYFTPLAGIHFAPPGALLQKS
- a CDS encoding SDR family NAD(P)-dependent oxidoreductase; translated protein: MAGKVALVTGAASGLGAAQARLFAKEGAKVVVADLNVEMGNKVVAEIQESGGEALFVRLDITDAASWAGAVEAAVGAFGKLTTLSNTAGIIHGAMIQDETLEGWSKMIAVNQTALFLGLKIVAPEIAKSGNGAILNISSLVSVICEPGLISYAATKSAVRAMTKVAALEYVGQGVRVNTIVPGGVKTPIQANVTPEQVEWYKAQIPMGDLGEPNDIAYGALYLLSDEAKYVTGTELFIDGGWSSAA
- the linX gene encoding 2,5-dichloro-2,5-cyclohexadiene-1,4-diol dehydrogenase LinX, which encodes MANRLAGKVALITGGASGLGAAQAKRFAEEGAKVVIGDLNEEMAKGVVAEIRAAGGDALFIRLDVTDAASWNNAIAAAVEAFGGLTTLSNTAGIIHPGGFEEESIEGWNKMVAVNQTAIFLGIKAAIPELVKSGNGSIINISSLIGMFPTAGNASYCATKAAVRIMSKAAALEFVDRGVRVNTIVPGGMNTPITANVPPDVLKQQTSQIPMGKLGDPIDIANGALFLASDEAKYITGVDLPIDGGWSVGV
- a CDS encoding acyl-CoA dehydrogenase family protein; translated protein: MNFTMSPAETMWRDRVRNFMNDVVRPHDETYAAQQASGERWKTLPIIEELKERAKADGIWNLFMPPLAGHNPVDSSFEFVAPGLTNLEYASCAEEMGRIEWASEVFNCSAPDTGNMEVLHRYGTREHKERWLRPLMEGKIRSVFLMTEPRVASSDATNIETSIVCDGDHYVINGRKWWSSGIGDPRCSVGILMGKTDPDAPRHAQQSMILLPLDTPGVKVLRMLPVFGYDDAPHGHGEVELKDVRVPVENMLLGEGRGFEIAQGRLGPGRIHHCMRTIGLAEEILKKMVERLLSRTAFGKRLAEHSIWEQRIAEARTSLEMTRLLCLKAADVMDKLGAKAAQAEIAMIKVAGPHMALKIADDAIQAHGGAGVADDFGLARAYAHLRTMRLVDGPDEVHNRAIARLEMRRYRQ
- the gorA gene encoding glutathione-disulfide reductase; translation: MLTYDYDLFVIGAGSGGVRAARVSAAYGARVAVAEEHRVGGTCVIRGCVPKKLLVYGSHFAEDLQDARRFGWKVPDCEFDWSALRDNVLAEVSRLEGLYTETLGNNKVEIIRERATVAGPHEVLLGSGQTITAGKILIATGAWPIVPHFPGAEHGITSNEVFHLDTFPKRVVIAGAGYIANEFAGIFHQFGAHVTLVNRTDVILRGYDEQIRDRLLQISMTKGIEFKFHVAFEKVDKQPDGSLLVHMTGHEPIPADMLLFATGRRPHTENLGLETADVALDAKGAIKVDDDNRSSCASIYAVGDVTNRVQLTPVAIREGQAFADTVFGNNPRRVDYGCIPSAVFSHPPMAGVGMTEAEARNKLGEVKVYTSDFRAMKNVLADRHERALYKLVVHPETDVVVGIHMIGPDAPEILQAAAIAVKARLTKAQFDDTVALHPSMAEELVLMR